From the Prochlorococcus marinus CUG1416 genome, the window ATACTTCGGTCAATAATTTCTTTTTGCAATCTCTTTTTATATGAGGAAATAAGTTTCTTTGATAATTTTAAATCTTGTTGATCCAAAACTTTATTAAAAACATAATTTCATATTAGCGGAAAAAAATTTTTTTTTGAATTATTTCAACTATCACTTTGGAATGAAGTTATTAATTAAGAAGCATTGCGTTAATTTTGAAATTGTATTGTTTTTACTAGCTTTGTACTAATCTTAAACTCTAACTTTAACTTTTTACTTCAGGAATGTCAGTTTCAAATAATAATCAACTATTGACTGCTGATAATAAATTAAATGATTTAAGAAACATAAAAGAATTTATTAATAGTGCAAATTCGAGATTAGATGCAATAACCTCAATAACCAATAATTCGCCTGCAATTGCAGCAGACGCTGTAACAGCAATGATTTGCGAAAATCAAGATTCAGTTAATTCAGAAATATCTTTAAATACAACTAACAAGATGTCCGTTTGTTTAAGAGATGGAGAAATAATACTAAGGATTGTTGCTTATCTTTTAATTTCTAATGACGAATCAGTTTTAGAAAAAAGTTGTTTGAAGGATCTTAAAAATACTTATCTTGCTCTTGGGGTACCTTTAAGCAATGCAAGAAGGGTTATTGAATTAATGCGAGATGCAACAATCTCTGATTTAAATACAACAGTTAATAATATGCAAGGAAAGACAGGATTTCTTACTAAATTAATATCTGAAACAGAGTTGCAATTTGCAAAGATAATTAATCTTTTAAACTAGCTAAATTTCTTATCTCTGAAGTATGGGACGTCTGTATTACTGAGTTGTTTGCGAGATTTCTAATAGTAGAAAATCTGGATCTTATGTGAGTAGATAAAAAGGAAATTCTCTCTTCGGAAACTGTTGATTTGTAAATAGTTGTAATGTGTAAATTATTTTGTTCATCAACAAAATAATTGGATGATGAAATAAAGGATTCTGTATAACCTTTATTTCGTAAAACAATTCCTGAATTTTCATCCTTGGGTAAAAATATCAAAATAGTTTCATCTTCCTCACTCATATTATCTTCTTCCCAATCACTAATAGCTTGCCATTTTATAGAAATGGCTGTGTTCTCTAGGTTTAAACTTAATTTGTAATTTTTAAAAATTTCAGGAACTTTTTTATTTTTTGAGTTGATATGTTTTATGTATATTTTACTAGTTGAGTTTTCAAATTCCTGAAAAGCTAATGTATGACTACTTCTTATGGACTTCCACTCTCCTATGCTTTTATCAATGAATTGATTAATTGTTGTTAGATTCTTCGTCAAGTTTATCTTCTACGGAATGATTTTCTGCTTTTTGAATCATTCTTACCATTGAATCCACCATTAATCTCTTTGCAGAAGTTACTTTTAATCCAGAAGGAGTTGTTGATATTTGTTCTCCAGGGCGATTATGTGAAGTTGGTCTAAATGGAGTCATCTAAGAACTTTAAAAAATTAATCGACTTCTATTCTTGCATGAATTCTTATTCAAATAGTTCTTGTTTGCAAAAATGTCATATCTCTCTTCTTTGATTACAGGATTTTTAACTCTTTTTTTATTTAGGAATTTTATTTTTTGCTAATCCTGAAATAGTAGCTAATGCAAACATGCCCAAAAGAGCTACTCCCAGAAATAATCCTGCTCCCTGACTAACACCGGCTCCTACAGCAACTAGTATGGAATCACTGATTAGAAGACTTATTAATAATGCTGGAGTGAATATTTTCCAGCGAGTTCCTCCAATACCAATTGCGTAGCTTAGAAAATCAAAAAGTCCAGTCATTAGTAGGCCTGTCATGAGAAAGAAATTTTCTTCTAGTTGGTTTTGATTAAAACTTTCAATTTTTTTCATCGCTTTTGGGCCTACTAAATTCCTTACAGGGACTCGCCCATATTTTCTTGCAATAAAGAAAGCAGCTTGGCAAAAAACGATATCAGAAAAGATAATTGTCATGTAACCTTTTTGAAACCCTAATAATGAACCCGCGAGAAGAGAATAAGCTGAACTTGGAAGAGCTGGTAAAATAATACTTACTCCTCTTAGTATGAAGATTCCAAATGGAGCCCAAATCCCCATACTCTCAA encodes:
- a CDS encoding R-phycoerythrin subunit beta is translated as MSVSNNNQLLTADNKLNDLRNIKEFINSANSRLDAITSITNNSPAIAADAVTAMICENQDSVNSEISLNTTNKMSVCLRDGEIILRIVAYLLISNDESVLEKSCLKDLKNTYLALGVPLSNARRVIELMRDATISDLNTTVNNMQGKTGFLTKLISETELQFAKIINLLN
- a CDS encoding phycobiliprotein lyase, translating into MTKNLTTINQFIDKSIGEWKSIRSSHTLAFQEFENSTSKIYIKHINSKNKKVPEIFKNYKLSLNLENTAISIKWQAISDWEEDNMSEEDETILIFLPKDENSGIVLRNKGYTESFISSSNYFVDEQNNLHITTIYKSTVSEERISFLSTHIRSRFSTIRNLANNSVIQTSHTSEIRNLASLKD
- a CDS encoding TVP38/TMEM64 family protein, which codes for MNKIQKFLSVVFFIAIFVVLIYLIQNYGIEPLRNKIESMGIWAPFGIFILRGVSIILPALPSSAYSLLAGSLLGFQKGYMTIIFSDIVFCQAAFFIARKYGRVPVRNLVGPKAMKKIESFNQNQLEENFFLMTGLLMTGLFDFLSYAIGIGGTRWKIFTPALLISLLISDSILVAVGAGVSQGAGLFLGVALLGMFALATISGLAKNKIPK